A DNA window from Mycobacterium sp. IDR2000157661 contains the following coding sequences:
- a CDS encoding nitroreductase family deazaflavin-dependent oxidoreductase: protein MTEISDINAFNATVIDEFRANGGKVGGPFEGADLLLLHTTGAKSGQQRISPLAYFTIEGRLIIIGSYAGADKDPAWVHNLRADPRARIEVGTEAYDVDVRELPTAERDALYAKVVEAVPVFADYQANTNRVIPLFELVKA, encoded by the coding sequence GTGACCGAGATCTCCGACATCAATGCGTTCAACGCCACCGTCATCGACGAGTTCCGCGCCAACGGCGGCAAGGTAGGCGGCCCCTTCGAGGGAGCCGATCTGCTGTTGCTGCACACCACCGGCGCGAAGTCGGGCCAACAGCGGATCTCGCCGCTGGCCTACTTCACGATCGAGGGCAGGCTCATCATCATCGGCTCCTACGCCGGCGCCGACAAGGATCCGGCGTGGGTGCACAACCTGCGGGCCGACCCGCGGGCGCGCATCGAGGTGGGTACGGAGGCCTACGACGTGGACGTCCGCGAGCTGCCGACCGCCGAACGCGACGCGCTCTACGCCAAGGTGGTCGAGGCCGTGCCGGTGTTCGCCGACTATCAGGCCAATACCAACCGCGTCATTCCGCTGTTCGAGCTCGTCAAGGCGTGA